TATCAAGGTACTATCAATTTTAACCACATATTTTTACgtcggtaagagcaacgccatctatcgtcgaacaGCAGAAACGaacatcaaaagaactagtaaaatcgagaacgctcgagaagtacaacgccatctattatcaaacagcggaaacgcatatcgaaactactcgacctgtcaggaatgttctcgataattctagggatgttgtaccgactataaaagcgttgcagagatatcACGAAGCAGTTAGTaaccggaactactcgaagcgaaacaacgaacggatcacctgaagcgaagcggaagaagtgaattataaagtgtaaagtgttctgtgggtgttctaagtgttaatacagttttaatttgtacttcggtagaatttttatttatcctaagccccagcgcgtaacaatttaatgttatgaaaattattctttattggacaacaaaaaaaaaaatggtaaacaTAATTGTAACAATAATGAAAGAGATTAGAGGTTTAGCGGCGAACGAATAAGTATCACGTGACATCCTGTATTTTTAAGTTCATAACATAAGCGTCATAATGTAGATCACGCATAGCTGTAAGGGTAAGAACACATTATCTTTAAATAGCATTTCACTACTCACTGGCTCCTTGACTTTCTTGCTGATTTCCCGCAATTGATACTCGACGTCGTGGAAGTGATACTCCGTCGAGGACTTGGCCGCGTCCACTAGCTGTGTGGTGGGGGGCGAGGGTCGTTCAGGGGGAGACTCGCTGAGGAGAATCACCGCTGATAGTTCCGATGAATACAACGATAGGGAAGTTTGGAGGCGACGTGACGATTCTGTAGGGCTGGacaaaaaatattgagaaaGGATTAATCTCAAAGGGTACAAATaagttgtgattttttttgGGGGCTACATGAGTCaatcagctcacagcccacgtgatgttaagtggttaccggagcccacctcgagatatgagttctaaggtctcagtttttacagtacagcggctgccccgccttcaagccgaaacgcattactgcttcacggcagaaataggcagggcggtggtacctacccgtgcggactcacgagacgcCCTGccacagtaattacgcaaattataattttgtgagtttaatttttattatacgatgttatggTGCATGGTTGTAATGAGCCTTACAACCAGTAAATGTCAGttggctatttttatttattttttattgcttagatgggtggacgagctcacagcctacctggtgttaagtggtggttactggagcccatagacatctacaacgtaaatgcgccacccaccttgagatataagttctgaggtctcagtatagttacaacggctgcaccacccttcaaaccgaaacgcattactgcttcatggcagaaataggcagggcggtggtatctacccgtgcggactcacaagagatcctaccaccaataaatgcGATGTAAAGGCGATGTCGGTATTTTGTTAGGAAAAGCTCACCCACTCTCATGTGAATCTCTGGGTCGCTCTTTACGACCTCAAAAGGAAGAGACAACGCGGTGCTACTCCAGATCACCGCACAGCCAAAACGACTCAAGAACTCTGTAGGCCAGGAACTTACTTGTCATGATCAACATTGCACAGGTCGAGCAGGTCCATAGCGACAATGCGAATGTTGTGCGTCTGTTTGAGTTGACTTCCGAGGTGTATGGTGAAGCTTTCTTCAAGACGAGGTCGGGTTGGAGCCTCGGGTAGGGATGAGCATGGAGACGGCGAGAATATACCCAGCGGAGAATTGCTGTGTATTTGTTAAAATCAAATATCAGAGAACCGGACTCCGATAACTATTTCCTTAGCGATGtggggtaaaaaaaaatttttttattccttagatggttagacgagctcacacccggtgttaagtagttactggagcccatagacatctacaacgtaaatgcgccactcagcttgagatataagttctaaggtctcagtatagttacaacggctgccccacccttcaaaccgaaacgcattactgcttcacggcagaaataggcggggtggtggtacctacccgtgcggactcacaagaggtcctaccaccagtgaaaaggcCAGGCCAGTATACCTCATATTTAGCAGTTAGTGAAATCTATAGATACCAGAATATGGTGCTCTACTTGTATTGATCTTAGAGTGATGTTatgtagcctatagccttcctcaataattgggctatctaacactgaaagattttttttaatcggaCCGGTAGTTCCTGGGATTAGCATgttgaaacaaacaaactcttcagcttttatttgtatattagtataaattacgGTAAgctaaaaaaattgtcttttgagtcaacatttaaaaatatgtagaatATAATATGATTACCATttgaagaatgtaaaaaatggatgttcttatcttttttttttaaactacagtTATATTTTGAGGTCTTACACAAAAAGTTATTAATTCAAAACTTGAGGCAAGCATAGTAATTATtagtagaaaaaaattatataatgaaaatttaaaatgcttTTAAAGTAATAACAGTTAGTGGACTGTTTTGATTTGTAATTGTCTACCTTGGTGTATGCAAGGCTGATGTGGTCTGGTACTCCTGCAAAGTCGCCATTAGCCATGCTCTGTGATGTGTTCTTTGCGTTTGACACAAGGCGTCCAGCTGAGATCCCCATCGGCCTGAAACTAAGGCTTGCTCTTCAAACTGCTGGGTGGCTAATTCATTGATCTCAACTTCTGTGGTTGAAGTGTTCAGAAGACGTACTTTTTCTTCCATTTCTTCAGTTTGTCTGGTTATGAGATGAATgagaaatattagtttttttattgatcattttaaaatttgtcccttaattaatgtattaatactgtttttgcaaaatataaattaatattacaatatagCAATGTATTATGAAATATCTGCATTCATATTCTCACAGATATAACGAAGGGCAAAagaatatttacaatattataaaaattaaaatatttttactaacaatcacgccacgttaactggtcccgtgataagttcgtaaagaacttgtgttacaggtaccagaatgataacggatataaatgtaagatttttattatacacatacatatatttaatatacatccataaccctggaaaagacatttatatttatcatacaaatatcttcccttggcgggattcgaacccgcaacccctttgtgtagtgaccatgtcacttaccactacaccagacgggcgttaaattatattcaatcataaattttgtttaacgtacattttttttttttatatttcacctTGTTATTTTAGTTGGATGACAGTGAAAAACTTACTTTTGTGTCAGTTTTACGATATCATCATCTCTATTCTTTAAGGTATTCATAACGGTTTTGGCATAGGAGTTTTCTACTTGTAGAATGGTCTCCAGAGCTGGTGAGTGAACTAATTTGTGGTATGCTACTGCAAATACCTGGTTAAAAAATAGCATTAACACAAATAATTTCagaactatgaaaataactggaGATccaacttattttaatttactggtggtaggacctcttgtgagtccgcgcgggtaggtaccacctatttctgccatgaagcagtaatgcgtttcggtttgaagggtggggtagccgttgtaactatacttgagacctcagaacttatatctcaaggtgggtggtgcatttacgttgtagatgtctatgggctccagtaaccagttaacaccaggtgggctgtgagctcgtccatccgtctaagcaataaaaaatatataaaaaaagacgtTTATTACCTCTTCATCTGGGGTTCCTTTTTGTTCTGCGAATTCCACAACGTTCTCTTTAAAGAGCTTTTCCCATTTTTGAACAACATCATCtaagtttatttcattattctttAGTTTGTTCAATAATTCTTCATCTCTTTCGTTGTGAAATCTTTTTGTTTCGTCAGCTACAAATTCTGATAGTCTATCgtttaattctaaaataatttattgaaatgagTACTTTAAAGCTGTGAGCGTTTAAGATGATTTTAAGactagtttttttattggcgCTGATGTGCTTACAAGCCATctgattatatatatttatatcgaggggtaaatggctgtttggtttaagcgccATTTTGCTTAATATGCAGCATTTATATTTGTGAttaatttggtattagcatagtgttttatttgttattagcatCAATATT
The sequence above is drawn from the Bombyx mori chromosome 26, ASM3026992v2 genome and encodes:
- the LOC101739151 gene encoding protein C12orf4 homolog, with translation MISETIQNTTKTFKYSFPTCTNENVLFNLEVPVDIPYDGSTRELVQRVINMFHIPVYLEEELNDRLSEFVADETKRFHNERDEELLNKLKNNEINLDDVVQKWEKLFKENVVEFAEQKGTPDEEVFAVAYHKLVHSPALETILQVENSYAKTVMNTLKNRDDDIVKLTQKQTEEMEEKVRLLNTSTTEVEINELATQQFEEQALVSGRWGSQLDALCQTQRTHHRAWLMATLQEYQTTSALHTPSNSPLGIFSPSPCSSLPEAPTRPRLEESFTIHLGSQLKQTHNIRIVAMDLLDLCNVDHDNPTESSRRLQTSLSLYSSELSAVILLSESPPERPSPPTTQLVDAAKSSTEYHFHDVEYQLREISKKVKEPVERRNTQRSKEQNDSNNTQTHNNPFRNRWRQNLQTGDIYLTKHSNLADVHVVFHLVADDSSLRSGDITSRHPVILGLRNILKAACSNDITSISLPLLLRHELSEEMTAAWCIRRAELILKCVKGFMLEAAGWGGAELRTLQFAVPTNTAPEVFSTLANLLPSIFRISNPVKFKANS